A single region of the Halopiger xanaduensis SH-6 genome encodes:
- a CDS encoding cbb3-type cytochrome c oxidase subunit I, with amino-acid sequence MSELPPKTTIKRWLVTTNHKDVGMMYIATSLFFLLFGGVMALLFRTHLWAPGGIGLLDGMQFNQAVTTHGFLMVFWFLSPFATGFANYFVPLQIGAKDLAFPRLNAMSYWFYLFSGVLLSMSYFLGQAFAGGWTLYAPLNVPTYTTAMEAATGGNATILALVLFTISITMGTVNFLVTIHRSRAEGLGLWNMPMFTWSWLLTVWMMLFAFAALLAALLLLAVDRTFLTQYFATNEGSSLLWAHLFWFFGHPEVYIVFFPALGIMFEVFQTFTGRRLVGRKWVIIAMVLVAVQSFLVWMHHMFLSTINLEIKTLMMATTIGISLPFDLMVFSLIYTMVKGRVRFTTPFLFAMGALVLFILGGITGVFLGAVVLDYEFRGTYWVVAHFHYVMVSGVTALVGGLYYWWPKITGKMYSEALGKLNFAVYFIGFNLLYFPLFLAWETPRRVFEYPEGYQLYHQVATVGAFILGASFLIMFYTLGKSWLSGPDAPDNPWKYSRTAEWAIPSPPPAENWPGRPSYASGSLEFLEDSAAATDGGVAHEQSAAGHAAAGHEEEHVDHASIWPFGIGLGTFTFFLGLSGLTPYVVQFAEGVGEHAPEGLAGTSAEPNIVYPAVMLLGVAIMGYSLFKLGVEDFNPPTMAIAERWPFGGVDNMKMGVWVFLASDVVVFGGAIGAFIFMRLHMGWGNWHLDSITTAGLVNTYVLLTSSFTVILALAYAERRDKTKMLGSMVATVLLALVFMGVKAYEYGAKFADGHYWWYSIEYSIYFVTTGLHALHVILGVIIALFMIYRILSVDAYLEDHRPVEHFGLYWHFVDIVWVFLFPLFYLF; translated from the coding sequence ATGAGTGAGCTCCCACCGAAAACCACGATCAAACGGTGGCTGGTCACGACGAACCACAAGGACGTCGGGATGATGTACATCGCGACGTCCCTGTTCTTCCTGCTGTTCGGCGGAGTCATGGCGCTGCTGTTCCGCACCCATCTCTGGGCGCCCGGCGGAATCGGGCTGCTCGACGGGATGCAGTTCAACCAGGCCGTGACGACCCACGGCTTCCTGATGGTGTTCTGGTTCCTCTCGCCGTTCGCGACCGGGTTCGCGAACTACTTCGTCCCGCTGCAGATCGGGGCGAAGGATCTGGCGTTCCCGCGGCTGAACGCGATGAGTTACTGGTTCTACCTGTTCTCGGGGGTGCTCCTGAGCATGTCGTACTTCCTGGGCCAGGCGTTCGCCGGCGGGTGGACCCTGTACGCGCCGCTGAACGTGCCGACGTACACGACGGCGATGGAGGCTGCAACCGGCGGTAACGCGACCATCCTCGCGCTGGTGCTGTTCACGATTTCGATCACGATGGGTACCGTCAACTTCCTCGTGACGATCCACCGTTCGCGCGCGGAGGGACTCGGCCTCTGGAACATGCCGATGTTCACCTGGTCGTGGCTGCTGACCGTCTGGATGATGCTGTTCGCCTTCGCGGCGCTGCTGGCCGCACTCCTGCTGCTGGCCGTCGACCGAACCTTCCTGACGCAGTACTTTGCGACCAACGAGGGCTCGAGCCTGCTGTGGGCGCACCTGTTCTGGTTCTTCGGCCATCCGGAGGTGTACATCGTCTTCTTCCCCGCGCTGGGGATCATGTTCGAGGTCTTCCAGACGTTCACGGGTCGGCGACTCGTCGGTCGTAAGTGGGTCATCATCGCGATGGTTCTGGTGGCGGTCCAGTCGTTCCTCGTCTGGATGCACCACATGTTCCTGTCGACCATCAACCTCGAGATCAAGACCCTGATGATGGCGACGACCATCGGGATCTCGCTGCCGTTCGACCTGATGGTCTTCTCGCTGATCTACACGATGGTCAAGGGACGGGTCCGGTTCACGACCCCGTTCCTGTTTGCAATGGGCGCGCTCGTCCTGTTCATCCTCGGCGGGATCACCGGGGTCTTCCTCGGGGCGGTCGTGCTCGACTACGAGTTCCGCGGCACCTACTGGGTCGTCGCGCACTTCCACTACGTGATGGTCTCGGGCGTCACGGCGCTGGTCGGCGGGCTCTACTATTGGTGGCCCAAGATCACCGGGAAGATGTACTCCGAGGCGCTCGGGAAGCTCAACTTCGCGGTGTACTTCATCGGCTTCAACCTGCTGTACTTCCCGCTGTTCCTCGCCTGGGAGACGCCCCGCCGCGTCTTCGAGTATCCCGAAGGGTACCAGCTCTACCACCAGGTCGCGACGGTCGGCGCGTTCATCCTCGGCGCCTCCTTCCTGATCATGTTCTACACGCTCGGGAAGAGTTGGCTTTCGGGGCCGGACGCACCCGACAACCCCTGGAAGTACTCCCGCACGGCCGAGTGGGCGATTCCCTCCCCCCCGCCGGCGGAGAACTGGCCCGGCCGTCCGAGCTACGCCAGCGGGAGCCTCGAGTTCCTCGAGGATTCGGCCGCGGCGACCGACGGCGGCGTCGCTCACGAACAGAGCGCTGCCGGCCATGCGGCGGCCGGCCACGAAGAAGAGCACGTCGACCACGCCAGCATCTGGCCGTTCGGCATCGGGCTGGGGACGTTCACGTTCTTCCTCGGCCTCTCCGGTCTCACGCCGTACGTCGTCCAGTTCGCGGAAGGGGTCGGCGAACACGCACCCGAGGGTCTTGCCGGAACGAGCGCCGAGCCGAACATCGTCTACCCAGCGGTGATGCTGCTGGGCGTGGCGATCATGGGCTACTCGCTGTTCAAGCTCGGCGTCGAGGACTTCAACCCGCCCACGATGGCCATCGCCGAACGCTGGCCGTTCGGCGGGGTCGACAACATGAAGATGGGGGTCTGGGTGTTCCTCGCGTCCGACGTCGTCGTCTTCGGCGGCGCGATCGGCGCGTTCATCTTCATGCGCCTGCACATGGGCTGGGGCAACTGGCACCTCGACTCGATCACCACGGCTGGGCTGGTCAACACCTACGTGCTGTTGACCTCGAGTTTCACCGTCATCCTGGCGCTGGCGTACGCCGAGCGCCGCGACAAGACGAAGATGCTCGGCTCGATGGTCGCAACGGTGCTGCTGGCGCTGGTGTTCATGGGCGTCAAGGCCTACGAGTACGGCGCGAAGTTCGCTGACGGCCACTACTGGTGGTACAGCATCGAGTATTCGATCTACTTCGTGACCACCGGGCTGCACGCACTCCACGTGATCCTCGGCGTCATCATCGCGCTGTTCATGATCTACCGGATCCTCAGCGTCGACGCCTACCTCGAGGATCACCGGCCGGTCGAGCACTTCGGGCTCTACTGGCACTTCGTGGACATCGTGTGGGTGTTCCTGTTCCCGCTGTTCTACCTCTTCTAA
- a CDS encoding adenylate kinase, which yields MAQPQLVIMGAPGAGKGTQCAKITEEFGIDHITTGDALRSNKEMDISDMDTEYDTPGEYMDQGELVPDEVVNAIVDEALSQADGFVLDGYPRNMEQAEELEGMTDLDLVLYLDVGEEELVHRLTGRRLDPETDEIYHVEYNPPEDPEVEDRLVQREDDTEETVKERLRVYQENTEPVIEHYEEEGVLERVDGEQSPDEVWEDVKATIEDAA from the coding sequence ATGGCACAGCCACAACTCGTGATTATGGGTGCCCCCGGGGCAGGAAAGGGGACCCAGTGTGCGAAGATCACCGAGGAGTTCGGCATCGATCACATCACCACCGGCGACGCGCTCCGGTCGAACAAGGAGATGGACATCTCCGACATGGACACGGAGTACGACACGCCCGGCGAGTACATGGACCAGGGCGAACTCGTCCCCGACGAGGTCGTCAACGCCATCGTCGACGAGGCGCTCTCGCAGGCCGACGGTTTCGTGCTGGACGGCTACCCGCGAAACATGGAGCAAGCCGAGGAACTCGAGGGCATGACCGATCTCGACCTCGTCCTTTACCTCGACGTCGGCGAGGAGGAACTCGTCCACCGACTGACCGGCCGCCGACTCGACCCCGAGACGGACGAGATCTACCACGTTGAGTACAACCCGCCGGAGGATCCCGAGGTCGAAGACCGACTCGTCCAGCGCGAGGACGACACCGAGGAGACGGTCAAGGAACGACTGCGCGTCTATCAGGAGAACACCGAACCCGTCATCGAGCACTACGAGGAGGAAGGGGTGCTCGAGCGCGTCGACGGCGAGCAGAGCCCCGACGAAGTCTGGGAGGACGTGAAGGCGACGATCGAAGACGCAGCGTAG
- the coxB gene encoding cytochrome c oxidase subunit II produces MQLIPEQGTRVDVFEGIFLVFLGLGTLVGIVVVSYILYNAYKYRDTGEVGDDEDLPSVGELPTGGKGGKKLFLSFGLSAIIVISLVVWTYGMLLYVEDGPEQPEDAIEIEVEGYAFGWDFYYDNGVETSGYGEGLVVPADQAVWIETTSRDVWHTFGIPDLRVKADAIPGEYDQTWFKADEPGNHTAKCFELCGPQHSDMLSDVTVLEQSAYEEWMNEQLTATITLEDGNESPVTEGFEVTLEHQNNSDYDQDLSHTFTPDSEEFDNGTITVTLERGGPYDLTISPTDGQFEEVEETLEVTGPTDETYTLEDPNASEDDGSDGGDDGGNGSADDGDGGSGSDTDNATDDETGNNETSDGGDGE; encoded by the coding sequence ATGCAGCTCATTCCGGAGCAGGGAACGCGCGTCGACGTGTTCGAGGGGATCTTTCTGGTCTTCCTCGGACTCGGGACGCTCGTCGGCATCGTCGTGGTCTCGTACATCTTGTACAACGCGTACAAGTACCGCGACACCGGCGAGGTCGGCGACGACGAGGACCTGCCGAGCGTCGGGGAACTACCGACAGGTGGAAAGGGCGGCAAGAAACTATTCCTCTCGTTCGGCCTGAGTGCCATCATCGTCATCTCGCTGGTCGTCTGGACCTACGGGATGTTGCTGTACGTCGAGGACGGGCCGGAACAACCGGAGGACGCGATCGAGATCGAAGTCGAAGGCTACGCGTTCGGCTGGGACTTCTACTACGATAACGGCGTCGAGACGAGCGGCTACGGTGAAGGACTCGTCGTCCCGGCCGATCAGGCGGTCTGGATCGAAACGACGTCACGCGACGTCTGGCACACGTTCGGCATCCCCGACTTACGGGTGAAGGCCGACGCCATCCCCGGCGAGTACGACCAGACGTGGTTCAAGGCTGACGAGCCCGGCAACCACACTGCCAAGTGTTTCGAACTGTGTGGGCCACAGCACTCCGATATGCTCTCCGACGTGACCGTCCTCGAGCAATCGGCCTACGAGGAGTGGATGAACGAGCAGTTGACGGCGACCATCACGCTCGAGGACGGCAACGAGTCGCCGGTCACCGAGGGCTTCGAGGTCACGCTCGAGCACCAGAACAACAGCGACTACGATCAGGACCTCAGCCACACGTTTACCCCCGACTCCGAGGAGTTCGATAACGGCACGATCACCGTTACCCTCGAACGGGGCGGTCCGTACGATCTGACGATCTCGCCGACCGATGGCCAGTTCGAGGAAGTCGAGGAGACCCTCGAGGTCACCGGCCCGACCGACGAGACGTACACGCTCGAGGACCCGAACGCGAGCGAGGACGACGGTAGCGACGGTGGCGACGACGGCGGCAACGGGTCGGCCGACGACGGTGACGGCGGATCGGGTAGCGACACCGACAACGCAACCGATGACGAGACAGGCAACAACGAAACGAGCGACGGAGGTGACGGCGAATGA